From one Thalassospira lucentensis genomic stretch:
- a CDS encoding LacI family transcriptional regulator — protein MSDHDLAGKAGRPAAPSRPTLKTIAEMTGLGVTTVSRALKDAHDISAKTKLRVRKVADAIGYHPDRAGVRLRTGKTNVISLILDQTDKVPEFARRLIVGISDVIRGTPYHLVVTPQSRTDDPMDPVRYVLNTRAADGVIITHIRPDDERVQALSQSGLPFVAHGRCLSAPDHAYHDFDNRAFCEMAARRLIARGRRRLALLSPPSEFSYYQETLAGLAAVAEAESVPFQVLGGIDLDSSSEVLRQAGMALRHQDYVPDGVICGSELCAMALIDGMIQSGMDVGRDIDVIAKETSDLLNFTRPRIDSLREDLIVAGQQLATHLLDVIEGREGANLQSLSAPIPVWRNDI, from the coding sequence CTGTCCGATCACGATCTTGCCGGGAAGGCCGGGCGCCCCGCCGCCCCATCCCGGCCGACCCTTAAAACCATTGCGGAAATGACCGGTCTTGGTGTGACGACGGTGTCGCGCGCGCTTAAGGATGCGCATGATATTAGTGCCAAAACCAAGCTGCGCGTGCGCAAGGTGGCGGACGCCATCGGCTATCATCCGGACCGGGCCGGGGTGCGTTTGCGGACGGGAAAAACCAATGTTATCAGCCTGATCCTTGATCAGACCGACAAGGTGCCGGAATTTGCCAGACGGCTGATCGTCGGCATTTCCGATGTCATCCGTGGCACGCCCTATCACCTTGTTGTAACACCACAATCACGTACCGATGACCCGATGGACCCGGTGCGCTATGTGCTTAATACCCGTGCTGCCGACGGGGTGATCATCACCCATATCAGGCCCGATGACGAGAGGGTGCAGGCGCTATCCCAAAGCGGGCTGCCGTTCGTGGCGCATGGGCGGTGCCTTTCGGCACCCGATCATGCCTACCATGATTTTGATAACCGGGCGTTTTGCGAGATGGCGGCACGGCGCCTGATTGCGCGGGGGCGCAGGCGGCTGGCACTGCTGTCGCCGCCGTCGGAGTTTTCCTATTATCAGGAAACGCTGGCGGGGCTGGCGGCGGTGGCGGAGGCAGAAAGTGTTCCTTTTCAGGTGCTTGGCGGGATCGACCTTGATAGCAGCAGCGAGGTTTTGCGTCAGGCCGGCATGGCATTGCGCCATCAGGATTATGTGCCCGACGGGGTGATTTGCGGAAGCGAGCTGTGCGCGATGGCGCTGATTGACGGGATGATCCAGTCGGGGATGGATGTCGGGCGGGACATCGATGTGATCGCCAAGGAAACGTCGGATTTGCTGAACTTTACCCGGCCCCGGATCGACAGCCTGCGCGAGGATCTGATCGTTGCCGGGCAGCAATTGGCGACCCATCTGCTCGACGTGATCGAGGGACGGGAAGGGGCAAATCTGCAATCGCTGAGCGCGCCAATCCCGGTGTGGCGCAACGATATCTGA
- a CDS encoding ABC transporter ATP-binding protein, with product MSFLQIDKVCKSFGPINVLRDITLDVEEGGFLVLVGPSGCGKSTLLNTIAGLEKLTTGEIRIAGNVIDDLPPSERNIAMVFQSYALYPNMNVGQNIAFGLEMRGMPKDERDAKVAEVAKTLQIEHLLDRKPGQLSGGQRQRVAMGRALVRNPQLFLFDEPLSNLDAKLRVDMRTEIKRMHQTFGTTIVYVTHDQIEAMTLGTRIAVLKDGIVQQYGTPAEIYNDPANLFVADFMGSPAMNLIPATVRGNAVEMARAGEEPLVLEFQQLPADVRARDGQEVIIGIRPEAITDADNRALVRDGQQAVSASCRIDVVEPAGADIFAITSLGGKEVVTRLHQDWNGQANSHAELVFNLEKVVFFDPESGVRLR from the coding sequence ATGTCCTTTCTGCAAATCGACAAGGTGTGCAAAAGTTTTGGCCCGATCAATGTGCTGCGTGACATTACGCTGGATGTTGAAGAAGGTGGTTTTCTGGTACTTGTCGGGCCGTCGGGCTGTGGCAAATCGACCTTGCTCAATACCATTGCGGGGCTGGAAAAGCTGACAACCGGGGAAATCCGTATTGCGGGGAATGTCATTGATGACCTGCCGCCGTCTGAACGCAATATCGCGATGGTGTTTCAAAGCTATGCGCTTTATCCCAACATGAATGTCGGGCAGAACATCGCGTTTGGCCTTGAAATGCGCGGCATGCCAAAGGATGAACGCGACGCCAAGGTCGCCGAGGTCGCCAAGACGCTTCAGATCGAACATCTTCTGGATCGCAAACCCGGCCAGCTTTCGGGCGGGCAGCGCCAGCGCGTTGCGATGGGTCGCGCACTTGTGCGAAATCCGCAGCTTTTCCTGTTTGATGAACCGCTATCAAACCTTGATGCCAAGCTGCGCGTGGATATGCGCACCGAAATCAAACGCATGCATCAGACATTCGGCACCACGATTGTCTATGTCACCCATGACCAGATCGAAGCCATGACGCTGGGCACGCGGATCGCGGTTCTGAAGGACGGCATTGTCCAGCAATACGGCACCCCGGCGGAGATTTATAACGATCCGGCCAACCTGTTTGTTGCCGATTTCATGGGGTCGCCCGCGATGAACCTGATCCCGGCGACGGTGCGGGGCAATGCGGTTGAAATGGCGCGGGCGGGCGAAGAGCCGCTGGTGCTTGAATTTCAACAACTGCCTGCGGATGTCCGGGCGCGTGACGGGCAGGAGGTCATTATCGGCATCCGGCCCGAGGCGATTACCGATGCCGATAACCGGGCACTGGTGCGTGACGGGCAGCAGGCGGTCAGTGCATCGTGCCGGATCGATGTGGTTGAACCGGCCGGGGCGGATATTTTTGCCATCACGTCGCTGGGCGGCAAGGAGGTGGTGACCCGCCTGCATCAGGACTGGAACGGGCAGGCCAACAGCCATGCCGAACTGGTGTTCAACCTTGAAAAAGTTGTGTTTTTTGACCCTGAAAGCGGCGTAAGACTGCGCTAG
- a CDS encoding carbohydrate ABC transporter permease, with amino-acid sequence MSRSTQPSFGTGKLLRAALYAVLILFAVYYLLPLFVMLVNSVKTLDEIRGGNMMSFPEMFTFEPWLTAWSKAQIGVEPTGLSPYFINSIMMVVPAVAISTALGALNGYVLTKWRFPGDKIIFGLMLFACFIPFQIVLIPMARVLGMIGLAGTTGGLVLVHVVYGLGFTTLFFRNYYAAFPDELIKAAKMDGAGFWRTFTRILLPSSGPIIVVTVIWQFTNIWNDFLFGASFADFDSMPMTVALNNLVSSSTGVKEYNVHFAGAVLAALPTLIVYIVSGRYFVRGLMAGAVKG; translated from the coding sequence ATGTCCCGTTCAACGCAACCCTCCTTTGGCACCGGAAAGCTTTTGCGGGCAGCCCTTTATGCGGTTCTAATCCTGTTTGCGGTTTATTACCTGCTGCCGCTGTTTGTCATGCTGGTCAATTCGGTCAAGACGCTTGATGAAATCCGGGGCGGCAACATGATGTCGTTTCCCGAGATGTTCACCTTCGAGCCGTGGCTGACCGCGTGGTCCAAAGCCCAGATCGGGGTCGAGCCGACCGGATTAAGCCCGTATTTCATCAACAGCATCATGATGGTGGTGCCTGCCGTGGCGATTTCGACAGCCCTTGGGGCGCTGAATGGGTATGTCCTGACCAAATGGCGGTTTCCGGGCGACAAGATCATTTTTGGTCTGATGCTGTTTGCCTGTTTTATCCCGTTCCAGATCGTCCTGATCCCGATGGCACGCGTGCTGGGCATGATTGGTCTGGCAGGTACGACCGGCGGGCTGGTTCTGGTGCATGTGGTTTACGGGCTTGGCTTTACCACGCTGTTTTTCCGCAATTATTACGCGGCATTCCCGGACGAGCTGATCAAGGCGGCCAAGATGGACGGGGCCGGGTTCTGGCGGACCTTCACCCGCATTCTTCTGCCCAGTTCGGGGCCGATCATTGTGGTGACCGTGATCTGGCAATTTACCAATATCTGGAATGATTTCCTGTTCGGGGCGTCATTTGCCGATTTTGATTCAATGCCGATGACGGTTGCGCTCAACAACCTCGTTTCGTCCTCGACCGGGGTCAAGGAATACAATGTGCACTTTGCCGGTGCGGTCCTTGCCGCCCTTCCGACACTGATCGTTTACATCGTTTCCGGGCGCTATTTCGTGCGCGGATTGATGGCCGGTGCGGTCAAGGGTTAG
- a CDS encoding carbohydrate ABC transporter permease — protein sequence MQPSLPGKAQATLREVLPRLVLSPSLFLILLFVYGFIAYTGYLSLTDSRMLPSYELEGLGNYANLWGQRNWLIALQNLAIFGILYIAICTVLGLLLAILLDQKIRGEGILRPIYLYPMALSFIVTGTAWKWFLDPGLGLENTMHLWGWESFTFNWIKDRDMAIYTVVIAAVWQSSGFVMAMFLAGLRGIDSEILKAAQMDGASRWSLYTRIVIPQLRPVFLSAFVVLAHLAIKAYDLVIALTNGGPGRATELPATFMYSYTFTRNQMGVGASSAVIMLAMIASIIVPYLYSELRERR from the coding sequence ATGCAACCATCCTTGCCCGGCAAGGCACAGGCAACCCTGCGGGAGGTTCTGCCCCGTCTGGTGCTGAGCCCCAGCCTGTTTCTGATCCTTTTATTCGTTTACGGATTTATTGCTTACACCGGTTATCTGTCGCTGACCGACAGCCGGATGCTGCCGTCCTATGAACTGGAAGGGCTTGGCAATTATGCCAATCTGTGGGGGCAGCGGAACTGGCTGATTGCCCTGCAAAACCTTGCGATTTTCGGCATTCTTTATATCGCGATCTGTACGGTTTTGGGATTGCTTCTGGCGATCCTGCTGGATCAGAAAATTCGCGGCGAAGGCATTTTGCGTCCGATATATCTGTATCCGATGGCACTGTCCTTCATCGTCACCGGCACGGCATGGAAATGGTTTCTTGATCCGGGGCTTGGTCTTGAAAACACCATGCATCTCTGGGGATGGGAAAGCTTTACCTTCAACTGGATCAAGGATCGCGACATGGCGATCTATACCGTGGTGATTGCCGCAGTCTGGCAATCGTCGGGCTTTGTCATGGCGATGTTTCTGGCAGGTTTGCGCGGGATCGACAGTGAAATCCTCAAAGCCGCCCAGATGGATGGTGCGAGCCGCTGGAGCCTTTATACCCGTATCGTCATTCCGCAATTGCGCCCGGTGTTCCTATCGGCCTTTGTGGTTCTGGCCCATCTGGCGATCAAGGCCTATGACCTTGTCATTGCGCTGACCAATGGCGGGCCGGGGCGGGCGACCGAACTGCCCGCGACGTTTATGTATTCCTATACCTTCACGCGAAACCAGATGGGGGTCGGTGCATCGTCGGCGGTGATTATGCTGGCGATGATTGCCTCGATCATTGTGCCCTATCTTTATTCCGAACTTCGGGAGCGCCGCTAA
- a CDS encoding ABC transporter substrate-binding protein, with translation MFLGKMTRAGIGMIAALGLSTSIASAQESVEVLHWWTSGGEAKALQVLKKDLEDQGVSWNDMPVAGGGGEQAMTVLRARVTSGNAPTAVQMLGFDIKDWAGEGVLANLDELAAEEGWEDVVPEALKGFSKYDGHWIAAPVNVHSTNWVWANKAIFDELGLKQPTNWDELIAALDKIKEAGYTAVAHGGQAWQDATIFDAVVMATGGPDFYQASMIDTDPDALGSDTMKTVFDRMAKLRTYVDDNFSGRDWNLATAMVINKEAGVQFMGDWAKGEFLNAGKVPDTDFLCFRFPGTQDAVTFNSDQFVMFQVGEDRRDAQLKLASAVMSPSFQSAFNVVKGSVPARTDVPNDDFDACGKKGMAELAAANEKGTLFGSMAHGHSVPAGVKNAMYDVITAHFNGEYDSATAVEELVNAVESAQ, from the coding sequence ATGTTTCTTGGCAAAATGACACGTGCCGGGATCGGTATGATCGCGGCACTCGGGCTTTCGACCAGCATCGCATCGGCGCAGGAAAGTGTGGAAGTCCTGCATTGGTGGACGTCGGGCGGCGAGGCAAAGGCGCTTCAGGTTCTTAAAAAGGACCTCGAAGATCAGGGTGTTTCATGGAATGACATGCCCGTTGCTGGTGGCGGTGGCGAGCAGGCAATGACCGTGCTTCGCGCCCGTGTCACATCGGGCAACGCCCCGACCGCCGTGCAGATGCTGGGTTTTGATATCAAGGACTGGGCGGGCGAAGGTGTTCTGGCCAATCTTGATGAACTGGCCGCCGAGGAAGGCTGGGAAGATGTTGTTCCCGAGGCCCTTAAAGGGTTTTCGAAATATGACGGTCACTGGATTGCTGCCCCGGTCAACGTCCATTCAACCAACTGGGTCTGGGCCAACAAGGCGATTTTTGATGAACTGGGCCTGAAACAGCCGACCAACTGGGACGAGCTGATCGCAGCACTCGATAAAATCAAGGAGGCCGGTTACACCGCGGTCGCGCATGGCGGGCAGGCATGGCAGGATGCCACCATCTTTGACGCGGTTGTCATGGCAACCGGGGGACCGGATTTCTATCAGGCATCGATGATCGATACCGATCCGGATGCACTGGGTTCGGATACGATGAAAACCGTGTTTGACCGGATGGCGAAACTGCGGACCTATGTTGATGACAATTTCTCGGGCCGCGACTGGAACCTTGCGACCGCGATGGTGATCAACAAGGAAGCCGGTGTGCAGTTCATGGGTGACTGGGCCAAGGGCGAGTTTCTTAATGCCGGCAAAGTTCCTGATACCGATTTCCTGTGCTTCCGTTTCCCCGGGACCCAGGATGCGGTGACGTTCAACTCCGACCAGTTCGTCATGTTCCAGGTTGGCGAGGATCGCCGGGATGCACAGTTGAAACTGGCTTCTGCCGTGATGTCGCCAAGCTTCCAGTCGGCATTTAACGTGGTTAAGGGTTCCGTCCCGGCGCGCACCGATGTTCCGAATGATGATTTTGATGCGTGTGGCAAAAAAGGCATGGCCGAACTGGCTGCTGCCAATGAAAAAGGCACGCTGTTCGGGTCGATGGCGCATGGCCATTCGGTTCCGGCCGGGGTCAAAAACGCAATGTATGACGTGATTACCGCGCATTTTAACGGCGAATATGACAGCGCAACCGCTGTCGAGGAGCTGGTTAACGCGGTTGAGTCCGCCCAATAA
- the ftsA gene encoding cell division protein FtsA, whose product MARSKTRSGLIAALDIGTSKVCCFIARREKGEAPKVIGIGHNMSKGLQSGSIANLDAAQEVVLAAVNAAEKMAGHTIDSVIVNLSGGSPESETHTVELPLGSRPIGNLEIRKLNDQKEAVLRQAGDELIHTVPLGFRVDAATGLRDPRGMYGSVVGLDLHFVRTQTAPLRNLETLLGRCHLGIEETVVTPLASGLSALTADQRDLGATVIDMGAGTTSVAVFHGGQVIYTATVPVGGAHVTRDIAYGLNTSLNHAERMKTLHGSALTSPSDDQEILAVPVIGDEDENNVNHVPRSMLINIIKPRLEETFELIRDQLDEHGLSQIGGRSIVLTGGASQLNAIADLASQMFERPATIATPHGVSGLAEATAGPAFSACAGLLLRALQQQNDPLSEAMNQIRQSGGRWGRLGAWFKENF is encoded by the coding sequence TTGGCACGCAGCAAAACCAGATCAGGCTTGATCGCGGCCTTGGACATCGGCACGTCCAAGGTCTGTTGCTTTATTGCCCGTCGTGAAAAGGGCGAAGCCCCGAAAGTCATCGGTATCGGGCATAACATGTCCAAGGGGCTGCAAAGCGGATCAATTGCCAATCTTGACGCTGCGCAGGAAGTCGTCCTTGCGGCGGTGAATGCGGCCGAGAAAATGGCGGGCCACACAATTGATTCCGTCATCGTCAATCTGTCGGGCGGCAGCCCTGAATCCGAAACCCACACGGTTGAATTGCCGCTGGGCTCACGTCCGATCGGCAATCTTGAAATCCGCAAACTGAACGATCAGAAGGAAGCCGTCCTGCGTCAGGCAGGCGACGAGCTGATCCATACCGTGCCGCTGGGCTTCCGGGTGGATGCCGCGACGGGGCTTCGCGATCCGCGTGGCATGTACGGGTCCGTGGTCGGGCTTGATCTGCATTTTGTCCGCACCCAGACCGCCCCGCTTCGCAATCTGGAAACCCTTCTGGGCCGTTGCCATCTGGGGATCGAGGAAACGGTGGTCACACCGCTGGCATCCGGCCTGTCGGCTTTGACGGCTGATCAGCGCGACCTTGGCGCGACTGTCATTGATATGGGGGCCGGAACCACAAGCGTTGCCGTCTTCCACGGTGGTCAGGTGATCTATACCGCGACGGTGCCGGTTGGCGGGGCGCATGTGACACGTGATATCGCCTATGGGCTGAACACGTCGCTTAATCATGCCGAACGCATGAAAACATTGCATGGCAGTGCGCTGACATCGCCATCTGATGATCAGGAAATCCTTGCTGTTCCGGTGATCGGCGATGAAGACGAAAACAACGTCAATCATGTACCGCGTTCGATGCTGATCAACATCATCAAGCCTAGGCTCGAAGAAACGTTTGAGTTGATCCGTGATCAGCTTGACGAACATGGCCTGTCGCAGATCGGCGGCCGTTCCATCGTTCTGACGGGCGGCGCCAGCCAGCTTAACGCGATTGCCGATCTGGCAAGCCAGATGTTTGAACGTCCCGCAACCATTGCCACCCCACACGGTGTATCGGGCCTTGCCGAAGCAACCGCGGGACCGGCATTTTCGGCCTGTGCGGGTTTGTTGTTGCGCGCCCTGCAGCAGCAGAACGACCCGCTTAGCGAAGCCATGAACCAGATCCGCCAGTCGGGCGGGCGCTGGGGCCGGCTTGGCGCGTGGTTCAAGGAAAACTTCTGA
- the ftsZ gene encoding cell division protein FtsZ yields the protein MSTINFSVPETEENLKPKITVIGVGGAGGNAVNNMIASELEGCDFVVANTDSQALSQSKAARKMQLGRKITQGLGAGARPDAGSAAAEESIEDIQAQLEGSHMVFITAGMGGGTGTGAAPVIARAAKEAGILTVGVVTKPFHFEGTRRMRTAEQGIEQLQQYVDTLIIIPNQNLFRVANEKTTFADAFQMADDVLRNGVRSITDLMMVPGLVNLDFADIRTVMSEMGKAMMGTGEATGEKRALEAAEAAIANPLLEDASMKGARAVLINITGGMDMALYEVDEAANRIREEVASEANIIFGSTFDPTIEGALRVSVVATGIDAEEVRRPQPTTVSVAPVKPVEQAAKAATPSFGQHGAAAAVASAPETAVASAHDGYQGGASIDEIPAERFAATGSAQQPELSNQPASDTGSIELGQTVLKPKPVSRPAQHFTPAEKPKENGDMAFIPPRPARPSDAEQNHSPDVFEAADAQNATPPRFGLRTLFGKNKGGHDDHGEQSHHAAPRQAHPQPQAPAPRQTEMSLGETANHSLKADPASRVKTSNASDDLLEIPAFLRRQAN from the coding sequence ATGAGCACGATCAATTTTTCCGTTCCTGAAACGGAAGAAAACCTGAAACCGAAGATTACGGTTATTGGCGTCGGTGGCGCCGGTGGCAATGCTGTTAACAACATGATCGCATCCGAACTTGAAGGTTGTGATTTTGTTGTTGCCAACACGGACTCACAGGCCCTGAGCCAGAGCAAAGCCGCACGCAAAATGCAGCTTGGCCGTAAAATCACGCAAGGCCTGGGTGCCGGTGCACGTCCCGATGCGGGCAGTGCAGCCGCAGAAGAATCCATTGAAGACATTCAGGCCCAGCTTGAAGGCAGCCACATGGTGTTCATCACCGCGGGCATGGGCGGCGGTACCGGTACTGGTGCGGCCCCGGTCATTGCACGTGCTGCCAAGGAAGCAGGCATTCTGACGGTTGGTGTCGTTACCAAACCGTTCCATTTCGAAGGCACGCGCCGCATGCGCACCGCCGAACAGGGGATCGAGCAGCTTCAGCAATATGTTGATACGCTGATCATTATTCCGAACCAGAATCTGTTCCGGGTCGCGAATGAAAAAACCACATTCGCAGATGCCTTCCAGATGGCGGATGACGTTCTGCGCAATGGCGTGCGTTCGATTACCGACCTTATGATGGTTCCGGGCCTTGTGAACCTTGACTTTGCCGACATTCGCACCGTCATGAGCGAAATGGGCAAAGCCATGATGGGCACCGGCGAAGCCACCGGCGAGAAACGTGCCCTCGAGGCCGCCGAGGCCGCCATTGCAAATCCGCTTCTGGAAGATGCTTCGATGAAGGGCGCACGTGCGGTCCTCATCAACATCACCGGCGGTATGGATATGGCCCTTTACGAAGTCGACGAAGCCGCGAACCGTATTCGCGAGGAAGTTGCTTCGGAAGCCAACATCATCTTTGGTTCGACGTTCGATCCGACCATCGAAGGCGCGCTTCGCGTTTCCGTGGTTGCCACGGGCATTGATGCCGAGGAAGTCCGTCGCCCGCAGCCGACCACCGTTTCGGTCGCCCCGGTCAAACCGGTCGAGCAGGCAGCAAAAGCGGCAACCCCGTCCTTTGGCCAGCACGGTGCGGCCGCAGCCGTCGCCAGCGCCCCGGAAACCGCCGTTGCCAGCGCACATGACGGTTATCAGGGCGGTGCATCGATTGACGAAATTCCGGCCGAACGTTTTGCCGCAACCGGCAGCGCACAGCAGCCGGAACTGAGCAATCAGCCGGCGTCCGATACCGGTTCAATCGAACTGGGCCAGACCGTTCTGAAGCCGAAGCCGGTTTCGCGTCCGGCACAGCATTTCACCCCGGCCGAAAAGCCGAAAGAAAACGGTGACATGGCCTTTATTCCGCCGCGTCCGGCCCGCCCGAGCGATGCAGAACAAAACCACAGCCCGGATGTGTTCGAAGCAGCAGATGCCCAGAACGCAACCCCGCCGCGCTTTGGCCTGCGGACCCTGTTTGGCAAGAACAAGGGTGGACACGACGATCATGGGGAACAGTCTCACCACGCAGCACCGCGTCAGGCACATCCGCAGCCGCAGGCTCCGGCACCACGTCAGACCGAAATGTCGCTTGGCGAGACCGCAAACCACTCCTTGAAGGCGGATCCAGCTTCCCGCGTCAAGACGTCGAATGCGTCTGACGACCTTCTGGAAATCCCTGCCTTCCTGCGTCGTCAGGCCAACTGA
- the lpxC gene encoding UDP-3-O-acyl-N-acetylglucosamine deacetylase — protein sequence MNKITDLSAAFTSSDISDQDIVRQRTLKASIGCAGVGLHSGHKIRITLHPAPENHGIVFRRVDLDGQPLFPARYDGVIDTQLCTCLGDRDAGIKIGTIEHLMAALAGSRIDNVLIDIDADEVPVMDGSSAPFNFLIDCVGIEEQDAPRQVIEVLKPVEVEYKGCTARIEPGHGFEVDFEIDFASKAINNQRMSVKFDDGVFVANIARARTFGFLHEVEAMRSMGLARGGSLDNAVVLSGDEVMNEEGLRYDDEFVRHKILDALGDLYTAGKQLQGKVTAYKSGHHVNNLLLKALFADASAWRVAPMRKSALHAVETPVLATA from the coding sequence GTGAATAAGATTACAGACCTCAGCGCGGCCTTTACGTCTTCGGACATATCCGATCAGGATATCGTACGCCAGCGCACCCTTAAAGCATCGATCGGCTGTGCCGGTGTCGGGCTGCATTCAGGTCATAAAATCCGCATTACCCTGCACCCTGCACCTGAAAATCACGGTATCGTATTTCGCCGCGTGGATCTGGATGGCCAGCCACTGTTTCCGGCACGTTACGATGGCGTGATCGACACGCAGCTTTGCACCTGCCTTGGCGACCGCGATGCCGGGATCAAGATCGGCACGATCGAACATCTGATGGCGGCCCTTGCCGGTAGCCGCATAGACAACGTTCTGATCGATATCGATGCCGACGAAGTGCCGGTCATGGATGGCAGTTCCGCACCGTTCAACTTCCTGATCGATTGCGTCGGGATCGAGGAACAGGACGCACCGCGTCAGGTGATCGAGGTCCTGAAACCGGTGGAAGTCGAATATAAGGGCTGCACCGCACGGATCGAACCGGGTCATGGCTTTGAAGTCGATTTCGAAATCGACTTCGCCAGCAAAGCAATCAACAACCAGCGCATGTCGGTGAAATTCGATGATGGCGTGTTTGTTGCCAATATTGCGCGCGCCCGTACTTTTGGCTTCCTTCACGAAGTCGAAGCCATGCGGTCGATGGGCCTGGCACGCGGCGGTTCGCTTGACAATGCGGTCGTGCTTTCGGGTGACGAAGTCATGAACGAGGAAGGCCTTCGTTATGATGACGAGTTCGTCCGCCACAAGATTCTTGATGCCCTTGGCGATCTTTACACCGCCGGCAAGCAATTGCAGGGCAAGGTCACGGCGTACAAGTCCGGCCACCATGTCAACAACCTGCTTTTGAAGGCGCTGTTTGCCGATGCAAGCGCATGGCGTGTTGCACCGATGCGCAAATCTGCCCTTCATGCGGTTGAAACGCCCGTTCTTGCAACGGCTTGA
- a CDS encoding outer membrane protein assembly factor BamD, with the protein MLRKASAKNVIAACGLALLLAACSSDDKPEYVERPVSELYNGAQDLLDAKEYQKAAEAFDEVERQHPYSVWATKATLMSAYAYYQDNKYDDAITAIDRFISLHPANPDVPYAYYLKALSYYEQISDVGRDQQMTQHAMDSLDDVIRRFPDSQYARDAKLKKDLTVDHLAGKEMSVGRYYQDRGEYLAAINRFKSVLDKYQTTTHVPEALARLTESYLALGLDGEAKRTASVLGHNFPGSPWYEDFYDLLVGDGLNTRESESWWHSTTTALGDWF; encoded by the coding sequence GTGCTTCGTAAGGCTTCCGCCAAGAATGTTATTGCTGCTTGTGGTCTGGCCCTGCTTCTTGCGGCCTGCTCCAGCGACGACAAACCGGAATATGTCGAACGCCCGGTTTCCGAGCTTTACAACGGCGCACAGGACCTTCTGGATGCCAAGGAATACCAGAAAGCCGCCGAGGCATTTGACGAAGTCGAACGTCAGCACCCCTATTCGGTCTGGGCAACCAAGGCGACCCTGATGTCGGCCTATGCCTATTATCAGGACAACAAATATGACGATGCGATCACCGCAATCGATCGCTTCATATCGCTGCACCCGGCCAACCCGGATGTGCCATACGCCTACTACCTCAAGGCACTGTCCTATTACGAACAGATTTCCGACGTTGGCCGCGATCAGCAGATGACCCAGCATGCGATGGATTCGCTTGATGACGTGATCCGCCGTTTCCCCGACAGCCAGTATGCACGCGATGCAAAACTGAAAAAGGACCTGACGGTTGACCACCTTGCCGGCAAGGAAATGAGTGTTGGCCGCTATTATCAGGATCGCGGCGAATATCTGGCGGCAATCAACCGATTCAAATCGGTTCTCGATAAATACCAGACCACCACCCACGTGCCCGAGGCACTGGCCCGCCTGACCGAAAGCTATCTGGCACTTGGTCTTGATGGCGAAGCCAAACGTACCGCATCGGTACTGGGCCATAACTTCCCTGGCAGCCCGTGGTATGAGGATTTTTACGATCTTCTGGTGGGTGATGGTCTGAACACGCGCGAAAGCGAAAGCTGGTGGCATTCGACCACCACCGCACTTGGTGACTGGTTCTGA